DNA sequence from the Methanofollis sp. genome:
AGTCCAGAATGTGGGGAAGGCGGTTGATAGGCATCTCTTGCCGGGGGACTACGCCCCCGGCCCCCGGTGCAGGATAGGGATAGGATGGCAATCCCCCTCATCAGGATCTTCCTCCTGTCTTCCAGGGGCCAATCGCAATGGGGGGATGACCAAAGAGAGTCGAGAAGACGAAGTCTTCGCGGGACGAGCGCAGCGAATTTGAAAAAACCGTAGGATCCCCACGGGCACGGCCTCCATGACTCAGGGGGCAATGCTCACGTCGACGATGGGATCACGACAGGCAGGACCGGGAGGGGCGAGGTCGTGGACGACCTGCGGCCCCCGATTTTATCCGAGATCGGTCACCGGCGTGATCCTCGGGGGCACTGTTTGCGTGACTTTCACCGCCGGGCCCCGCGGCGGGGCGACGGTGAGAGTGAAGGTCTCGCGGGGTGCAAGGGCGCGGGACGGCCAGACCCTGAGGACGAACTCCTCGCCCGGTTCAAGGAGATCGTCATCGTCGGCGGCGCCGATGGGAAGGGCGTTCAGCCTGTCGGTGATCGTCCAGTTCGGGGGGACCGGGCCAATGCCACAGGTCTCCGAGCCTCCTTGCGTGGTGAAGAGGACACCTGCCCGGCCTATGTCCACGGCCCCGACAGAGCCCGGGAAGAGCCTGAGGGAGATGGAGACCGAACCGATCCTGCCGGGATCGGCCGGGTCGCCGAACCCTTCGAGAGGGGTATCGACGAGGAGGGCTGCCGAAGAACCTGCAAGGGCGTCGGGGACGATGCCAATAGGGTTTTCCGTACCCGGGCCTGTATAGAGATTGAAGGCGATGCCGGCCCCGCCAAGAATGACCAGAAGAAGGATACCCTGTTCCAGCCTGGTGAGGGCAAGGCTGTGATCCATACGCAGCTTTCGGTGCCGATCCATAAAGAATCTCTGCAGACCGGATCTATGCGCCAGAAGGCATTTCCCCCGGAGGAGGAAGCACACACTCTGCCCCACTCAGAGCAGGTGGGGAGAACACCGGACCATATATATAGAAGTTCTAATCCATATTAATGAGATATCGGAGGATTCTATCATGCTTGCCGGACAGCCAGTTGTCATATTACGAGATAACATCGAGCGTACCAAGGGGCACGAGGCGCAGCAGTCCAACATTCTTGCGGCAAAGGCGATCGCCGCCGCGGTACGGACGACGCTCGGCCCCCGGGGTATGGACAAAATGCTCGTCTCCGGAAGCGGGGATGTTACAATCACGAACGACGGAGCGACGATCCTGCGTGAGCTCTCGGTCCAGCACCCCGGCGCCAAGATGATGGTCGAGGTCGCCGAGACGCAGGACGACGAGGTCGGCGACGGCACCACCACCGCCTGCATCCTCGGCGGCGCCTTTATGGAGCAGGCCGGCACGATGCTCACGAAGGAGATCCACCCGACGATCATCGCCCTCGGCTACAGGAAGGGTATGGAGAAGGCGCTGGAGATCCTCAACGACCTGATCATCACGGTCACGCCCGAGGACCGCGAGATCCTCCTGCAGATCGCATCCACCTCGATGACCGGGAAGTCGATCGAGTCGGTGAAGGAGAAGGTCGCCGGGATCATCGTCGACGCCGTCCAGGCCGTTGCCGAGGAGAAGAACGGGAAGACCGTCATCGATGAGGACGATGTAGCCGTCACCAAGGAGGTCGGCGACTCGATGGACGACGCCGAACTCGTCAAGGGTGTCGTGATCAACAAGACGAGGGTCGCCGACGGTATGCCCCGCAGAGTCGAGAACGCGAAGGTCGCTCTCCTTGCCCAGCCCCTGGAGATCACGAAGACCCAGGTGAAGTCGAAGATCAAGATCTCCGGCAGCGACCAGCTCACCGCCTTTGGCGAACAGGAGCGCGAGAGCCTGAAGAAGCTCGCCGACGCGATCCGCGACGCCGGTGTCAACGTCATCTTCTGCCAGAAGGGGATCGCCGACGCCGTCCAGTATTACCTGGCGAAGTACGGCATCTTCGCTGTCGAGGACGTTGCGGAGAAGGACATGAAGTTCGCGGCAAAGGCCCTCAACGCCGTGATCGTGAACAAGGTCCAGGAGATCTCGCCAGAGGTCATCGGCACGGCCGGCTATGTCGAGCAGTTCGAGGACGCCGACCTGGTGAAGATCGCCGAGTGCCCGAACCCGAAGGCAGTCACCATCCTGCTGCGGGGCTCGACCCAGCACCTCATCGACGAACTCGAACGTGCGGTCGAGGACGCCCGCCGCGTTGTCCAGGACGCCCTTGAAGACGGGACCTTCGTCGTCGGCGGCGGCTCTGTCGAGGTCGAGATGATGCTGCGGATCCGCGACTACGCAGCAAGCGTCGGCGGCAGGACCCAGATCGCCCTCGAAGCCTATGCAGCGGCCTTCGAGGACATCCCGAAGACTCTCGCCGAGAACTCGGGCTTCGACCCGATCGACAAGGTCGTCGAACTCAAGCAGGCCCACACCGCCGGCAAAAAGTACGCTGGCCTCAATGTCTACACCGGCGAGGTCGTGGACATGAAGGCCGAGAAGGTCTTTGAGCCGGCACGGGTGAAGAAGCAGGCGATCATGTCCGCAACCGAGATGGCGGCAATGCTTGTCCGGGTCGACGACATGTTCGTCACCGTCAAGAAGGGCCCCTCAGGCCCTGTCGCCTGAAGCGGTGAAAAGCCGGGATATCCCGGCACCCTGTTTTTATCAACCGTCCTGCCTGACCTGAGGGTCGGGATATATCCGCCCTTCCAGAAGAAGAGCAGCACCCACGATG
Encoded proteins:
- the thsA gene encoding thermosome subunit alpha, with protein sequence MLAGQPVVILRDNIERTKGHEAQQSNILAAKAIAAAVRTTLGPRGMDKMLVSGSGDVTITNDGATILRELSVQHPGAKMMVEVAETQDDEVGDGTTTACILGGAFMEQAGTMLTKEIHPTIIALGYRKGMEKALEILNDLIITVTPEDREILLQIASTSMTGKSIESVKEKVAGIIVDAVQAVAEEKNGKTVIDEDDVAVTKEVGDSMDDAELVKGVVINKTRVADGMPRRVENAKVALLAQPLEITKTQVKSKIKISGSDQLTAFGEQERESLKKLADAIRDAGVNVIFCQKGIADAVQYYLAKYGIFAVEDVAEKDMKFAAKALNAVIVNKVQEISPEVIGTAGYVEQFEDADLVKIAECPNPKAVTILLRGSTQHLIDELERAVEDARRVVQDALEDGTFVVGGGSVEVEMMLRIRDYAASVGGRTQIALEAYAAAFEDIPKTLAENSGFDPIDKVVELKQAHTAGKKYAGLNVYTGEVVDMKAEKVFEPARVKKQAIMSATEMAAMLVRVDDMFVTVKKGPSGPVA